The following are from one region of the Mycolicibacterium diernhoferi genome:
- a CDS encoding enoyl-CoA hydratase/isomerase family protein, with the protein MSDGSVTTTRADSVLRITLDRPDRRNSLSHAMIDDLVGLLTAAASDDSLRAVSITGAGEHFCTGADWVATNTPGERPRTGDLVRRIPHGANRIIELVATIQLPVVATVRGWAVGLGCNLALAADFTIADDGATFWEPFLSRGFTPDTGSTWLLPRLAGVARAKRMLLLGEKVSGADAADWGLIHSAVPANELDAAVDALLARLAGGPTVAIGLAKQAIGYGQHATLSQSMSQELSNLELSCRTADFKEGLAAFRERRDPHFTGR; encoded by the coding sequence GTGAGCGACGGTTCGGTGACCACCACCCGCGCGGACTCCGTCCTGCGCATCACCCTCGACCGGCCCGACCGGCGAAACTCGTTGAGCCACGCGATGATCGACGATCTCGTCGGTCTTCTCACCGCCGCCGCCAGCGATGACTCACTGCGCGCCGTCTCGATCACCGGCGCCGGTGAACACTTCTGCACCGGGGCCGACTGGGTCGCCACCAACACACCCGGGGAACGGCCCCGCACCGGGGACCTGGTGCGGCGCATTCCGCACGGGGCGAACCGGATCATCGAGCTGGTCGCCACCATCCAGCTGCCGGTGGTCGCCACGGTCCGCGGTTGGGCCGTCGGCCTGGGCTGCAACCTCGCGCTGGCCGCCGATTTCACCATCGCCGACGACGGCGCCACCTTCTGGGAGCCGTTCCTGTCCCGCGGCTTCACCCCGGACACCGGTTCCACCTGGCTGCTCCCCCGGCTGGCCGGCGTCGCCCGCGCCAAGCGGATGCTGCTGCTGGGCGAGAAGGTCAGCGGAGCCGATGCCGCCGACTGGGGGCTGATCCACAGCGCGGTGCCCGCCAACGAATTGGACGCGGCGGTCGATGCGTTGCTCGCCCGGCTGGCCGGCGGGCCCACCGTCGCGATCGGCCTGGCCAAGCAGGCGATCGGCTACGGACAGCACGCCACCTTGTCGCAGTCGATGAGCCAGGAGCTGTCCAACCTCGAACTCTCCTGCCGCACCGCAGATTTCAAAGAGGGTCTGGCCGCGTTCCGGGAACGCCGCGACCCGCACTTCACAGGTCGTTGA
- a CDS encoding enoyl-CoA hydratase/isomerase family protein, which produces MYETIKYEVDGHKATITMNRPDALNALSPHMITELRAAYQQAEDDDNVWLMIVTATGRAFCTGADVKEIPGDGKVINERPYLSTYEQWEAPQEGTPPFRSMTKPVIVAVNGICCGAGLDWVTTGDIVIASEAATFFDPHVSIGLVAAREMVRLAKALPRSVALRMALMGKHERMTVQRAYDLGLITEIVEHDKLLERAHEIADTVNRNAPLAVRGTRLAIHKTLDMPLHEGEILAETFRERVTRTEDALEGPRAFVEKRRPNWQAR; this is translated from the coding sequence ATGTACGAGACCATCAAGTATGAGGTGGACGGCCACAAGGCCACCATCACGATGAACCGGCCCGACGCGCTCAACGCGTTGTCCCCGCACATGATCACCGAGTTACGGGCGGCCTATCAGCAGGCCGAGGACGACGACAACGTGTGGCTGATGATCGTCACCGCCACCGGGCGCGCCTTCTGCACCGGCGCCGACGTCAAGGAGATCCCCGGCGACGGCAAGGTCATCAACGAGCGGCCCTACCTGTCCACCTATGAGCAGTGGGAGGCGCCGCAGGAGGGCACCCCGCCGTTTCGCAGCATGACCAAGCCGGTCATCGTGGCCGTCAACGGCATCTGCTGCGGCGCCGGGCTGGACTGGGTCACCACCGGCGACATCGTCATCGCCTCCGAGGCGGCCACCTTCTTCGATCCGCATGTCAGCATCGGCCTGGTCGCCGCCCGTGAGATGGTGCGCCTGGCCAAGGCGCTGCCCCGGTCGGTGGCGCTGCGGATGGCGCTGATGGGCAAGCACGAACGGATGACCGTGCAGCGCGCCTACGATCTCGGCCTGATCACCGAGATCGTGGAGCACGACAAGCTTCTGGAGCGCGCGCACGAGATCGCCGATACGGTGAATCGCAATGCGCCGCTGGCCGTTCGCGGTACCCGGCTGGCCATCCACAAGACACTGGACATGCCGCTGCACGAGGGTGAGATCCTCGCCGAGACGTTCCGCGAACGCGTCACCCGCACCGAGGATGCGCTGGAGGGACCGCGGGCCTTCGTGGAGAAGCGCCGGCCGAACTGGCAGGCGCGGTAG
- a CDS encoding enoyl-CoA hydratase/isomerase family protein, producing METILLDLDHDSRVATVTLNRPEALNTFNRQMCHEMRDAWRTIKDDEGINAAVLCAAGDRAFSAGLDIKSSYGQPEIVWNHEDPGELLSPKWQKMWKPVVCAVQGICTAGALYFVNESDVVICSPEATFFDSHVTSGLVSALEPIGLMRRVGLAHTLRMALMGNDERVGAETALQIGLVTEVVAREELWTRAHEIAATIANKPPTATQGTVKAVWESLDKPYRAAMDQGLIYTRVGNPIAKKELAARPVPATPHRIR from the coding sequence ATGGAAACCATCCTGCTCGACCTCGACCACGACAGCCGGGTCGCGACCGTCACGCTGAACCGGCCGGAGGCGCTGAACACGTTCAACCGGCAGATGTGCCACGAGATGCGCGACGCCTGGCGCACCATCAAGGACGACGAGGGCATCAACGCGGCGGTGCTGTGCGCCGCCGGCGACCGTGCGTTCAGTGCCGGCCTCGACATCAAATCCAGCTACGGACAGCCCGAGATCGTCTGGAACCACGAGGATCCGGGCGAGCTGCTCAGCCCCAAATGGCAGAAGATGTGGAAACCGGTGGTCTGCGCGGTGCAGGGTATCTGCACCGCCGGGGCGCTGTACTTCGTCAACGAATCCGATGTGGTGATCTGCTCACCGGAGGCCACCTTCTTCGACTCCCATGTCACCTCCGGGCTGGTCTCCGCGCTGGAACCGATCGGGCTGATGCGCCGGGTCGGCCTGGCGCACACCCTGCGGATGGCGTTGATGGGCAACGATGAAAGGGTCGGCGCGGAGACCGCGCTGCAGATCGGGCTGGTCACCGAGGTGGTGGCTCGCGAGGAACTGTGGACCCGGGCCCACGAGATCGCCGCAACGATCGCCAACAAGCCCCCGACCGCCACCCAGGGCACCGTGAAAGCGGTGTGGGAGTCACTCGACAAGCCCTACCGTGCGGCGATGGACCAGGGGCTGATCTACACCAGGGTGGGCAATCCGATCGCCAAGAAGGAGCTCGCGGCCCGGCCGGTGCCGGCGACACCGCACCGGATCCGCTGA
- a CDS encoding FadR/GntR family transcriptional regulator has translation MEGRTRRIRQPRVAEIVASKLRDDILSGRLRAGDILPTQENLYSEFGVSPPALREAIHLLETDGLIAVRRGNVGGAVVQLPSAERTAHMIGMVLQTRAATPADVSGALLHLEPICAGMCAAREDRRTEVVPYLQAEIDFQTAHFEDVEQYVRNARRFHEALVARCGNEPMILLIGSLELIWSSHESSVWGDGDEAMDRKTMRAALRDHQRLLDAIAEGNSARATKLAVDHLTAARRTTLAAGTDRTIEARLISHDR, from the coding sequence ATGGAAGGACGCACCCGGCGGATCCGGCAGCCACGGGTTGCCGAGATCGTCGCGTCCAAACTGCGCGACGACATCCTGTCCGGGCGGTTGCGCGCCGGCGACATCCTGCCCACCCAGGAGAACCTGTACTCCGAATTCGGTGTCAGTCCACCGGCGCTGCGCGAGGCGATCCACCTGCTGGAGACCGACGGTCTGATCGCGGTGCGGCGCGGCAACGTGGGTGGCGCGGTGGTGCAACTGCCGTCGGCCGAGCGCACCGCACACATGATCGGCATGGTGCTGCAGACCCGCGCGGCGACGCCGGCCGATGTCAGCGGGGCACTGTTGCACCTGGAACCGATCTGCGCCGGGATGTGCGCGGCCCGCGAGGACCGGCGCACCGAGGTGGTGCCCTATCTGCAGGCCGAAATCGACTTCCAGACGGCACACTTCGAGGACGTGGAGCAGTACGTGCGCAATGCCCGCCGGTTCCACGAGGCGCTGGTGGCCCGGTGCGGCAACGAGCCGATGATCCTGCTGATCGGCTCACTGGAACTGATCTGGTCCAGCCACGAATCCTCGGTATGGGGCGACGGGGACGAAGCCATGGATCGCAAGACCATGCGTGCCGCGCTGCGCGACCATCAGCGCCTGCTCGACGCGATCGCCGAAGGCAACTCGGCGCGGGCGACCAAGCTCGCCGTCGACCATCTCACCGCGGCACGGCGGACCACGCTGGCCGCCGGCACCGACAGAACAATTGAAGCGAGGCTGATTTCGCATGACCGATGA